The Juglans regia cultivar Chandler chromosome 6, Walnut 2.0, whole genome shotgun sequence genome contains the following window.
gtataaaaaaaacttaatttcttagtaagtaaaaaatagcaaataattttctaatcatTTAATACTACAGCAGGGAATGATGAAgagataattatttaaaagaacgATGAATACAACTCAATGCATCAATGTTTAAGTTTGTAAGTTTTTTAGTGCCACTTAAATTAtctgaatttcaataaattattagaattatATATTCTTTGTATGTTTTTCATAATGAAAGGTGCTGCTTAACCTCTATCTCGACTCAAATTATAGAACAAATGAATACAGTGAATTATGCTTGATTTCAAGCCAAACATTGCTCCCCACCATAATATGGATTCCTATAAAGCCATTCATCCCAGAAGATTTGAAATCGCTCAAGCTTTGGGAAATCTCCATAGAAATACTAAATGCTTTTATGTTGCAGGATAAAATGATGGCCAAGGCCAAAGAGGAATTAAGTAGTTTAAAACATGCCAATGAAGAACTTCAGGATCAAGTTGAAAGATTGCAGAAGAACAGATTCAACATGGTCGAAGAACTTGTGTACCAACGCTGGATCCACACATGCTTAAGGTTTGAAAtccaaaatcatcaaaaccaatcaattgaGACCTCGAAATGTGATTCGAGCAAGGCTTCAAGCCAAAAATCTCATGAGAAAACTAAGTCATTAATGTCAGATCCCAGATTTGACAGCATTTCCTCCGACACCTCTGCTGAGAGTGACGAAATTTACAGCAGTACTACATATGATAGCTCATCAAGTAGCCAAAGAAGCACTGCTAAGAGACTTGGTGTAATTTTGAGCATGAAGAGGTGGGGGAGAAGCAAGGATGATCGGCCCTCTAGAGGGGATTCTTTGAGCAGGAGTGGCCTAATTCACAGATTTTTCATGTCAATGGTTCCATCAAAGCAACCAATGCTAAGGAAAACAGGTGACGGTTCAGTCATCACCttatccaagaaacaagaactgCAAGACTCCAACAAATCTGAGGAAACACTGACTTTTCAGCGCATAAGGCCAGTTTCGTTTAATGATTCTGTTAAATCAATGGAGTATTCAACATATCTAGACATGCCAAAGTCAAATGAAGAGATGTCGGATGGAAAGAAAAACTATGTTTTGAGGAGTAGATTTGAGGGTGAGAAACATGAATCTTCATCTGCAACATTAGCAACTATGATGGATGACCATTCAAGCAGTCCAGCTGGGGAATGCATTAAGAATAGCATCAATACACATGAAGGAAACAGGACTGAAATTGCTCATGGAGACGAGCTGCTGCATTCAAGAATGTTCAAAGTGAGAATCTTCCTAGTGATAACCGGGTTAAGACCCATCTGCTGCAACTTGTAGCTGCTCTCCTCTCTGTCTTCATGTTGCTTGGTTATTTCTTACATCTTTCTGCAAGGATTTACTAAGCTTAAACTTTTTATGTTCAATTGAATTTCACAGATTCATATAATAGAATTTTTGCACCTTTCGTATTTTTAAAGTTGGGTACATGTAGTGTAATTAGAGCATtaacattggtttatgcatatgcatatgcaaaatcacctcTTTTGTATGtccactttgtcattcaag
Protein-coding sequences here:
- the LOC109010519 gene encoding protein CHUP1, chloroplastic-like, whose translation is MIIRVSCLVVASVAAFSFSQRNVGSSWKQNTVIRLSETHESDLQQQQIQEKEEENLKNPMLFDEEEEENTMTKIRGQQNLKPSLAGKKGSEEFEFLIHDKDLSNVTEMGLVQSLVKEMEQRKVTIEGKQLELYGLKEQQLSIEHLRRQLEDKTTEIDMLKITIKSLQVERKKLHEQIKEGFIAEKQLEMAKKMLKGMQEKIEAKGSQVMGRLMVLQEQVSNFKNDDISFRDTMVEKKLEAVENVGLEVAEIKRMNKELELEKRELAIKLIVAKARIAALSNMTEDKMMAKAKEELSSLKHANEELQDQVERLQKNRFNMVEELVYQRWIHTCLRFEIQNHQNQSIETSKCDSSKASSQKSHEKTKSLMSDPRFDSISSDTSAESDEIYSSTTYDSSSSSQRSTAKRLGVILSMKRWGRSKDDRPSRGDSLSRSGLIHRFFMSMVPSKQPMLRKTGDGSVITLSKKQELQDSNKSEETLTFQRIRPVSFNDSVKSMEYSTYLDMPKSNEEMSDGKKNYVLRSRFEGEKHESSSATLATMMDDHSSSPAGECIKNSINTHEGNRTEIAHGDELLHSRMFKVRIFLVITGLRPICCNL